aaACACTCGTAGAAGCCACACTTAGACATGATGAAGCACGAATCGAGCAAAATCCTAAGAGAGCAATTCTCTATTATACAAACATCTGAGTGAGGCGGAACTTGATCAACCAGGTGCTTAAAAGAATATCGAAGACTTATCAATGCAAACCATATTGATAAATTAATCGAAAACTAACGTCTAAAAGCAGAACAACAATTAGCATATAATGTGAAGCATTTGGAATCCAAAAACAAATAGCACAATCTAAATGGATAATGTTTCGTGAAGAATTCCAATAACGTACAGAAAAATTTCTCAATAGCTGAACGTTTTACATTACAATGAGTAACCACTAATCCTATTACCCAGTAAGAAAAACAccatttatgaattttatgcaGCCCGTAACATAAAATCCagcacaaaataaatatttacgtTCAAAAAGATATATTCCCCTCATAAATCTTAATCACACTATACTTTCTAGATTACAGAAAACCAGAGAAAAACCAATACCACACAAATCTTTCAATATGAGAATAAAATtcgatatttttttatgttttaaaaaaagaacCTGGGGAGCCATCCTTATCGTCATCTTCATCGTCGGAATCCTCAGCGTTATCTTCATGGTCATCATCTTCCTTCACATCTTCCACCAGAGGCTCATCCTTCATAAAAACAGATAAAGTTTGGTCCCAATTAACAAAACCCAAAATACACGTAGAATTTTTTCGATGAAAATCTCAAAGAAATACCTGTATCTTTTTAGGGGCTTCAGTTTCTTCAACGACTGGACCTGGCATGGCGGCTTCTTGAACCGGGGTTTTCGTACTGTGAAAGTAGTGAAAGATAAACGTGCCTGAGATGCGTGGAGAAGGTGAATGAGAATATAAAGTTTGATTCTTTCTAGGGCTCGCCGTTTCAGCATTGGCTTGGGCTTCcgtttcttatatatatatatatatatatatatatatatatatatatatatatatatatatatatatatatatatatgctccTATTTTATCATTATAATTTTTCCTCGGAGCAATTCAAATGGGCCGAATGGGTAACATATCGGAATTGGGCtaagaattatatatatatatatatatatatatatatatatatattaacttaTTTTTCTACTTTAtccttaaaatatatatatatatatatatatatatatatatattttaaggaTAAAGTAGAAAAATAAGTTAATGTTCATGTGTCGTATGATTCGGTAGAATGTTttggaaaaatttattttgagatATTAATTTTAGAGAGAACAACgattgtttaattgattatttgGGGTGAATATATAATCCCTCGGGAAGTCTACACATTCAATATATATGAGAGAAATTACGATTTTGATCTTAAGGTACAAGTCCACGGCCCCAAATAATTTAGAGTCATCAGTCTACATGATAATGTATGAACCTCACGCCTCATAATCAATTGATTAGAGATGTAAACTATTCGAATCGAACAATATTAAGATCGAACTTGACTCGTTTAATGTATATATAAGATCGAGTTCGATTCATGAGgttcgagctcgactcgttttaaaattatttaagttCACGAATAACTCGAGCCCAACTAGTTAAGAAGCTTGTTTTCGAACTCGTCGAACATTCTTAGCTAAAATGTCAATGAAGATATGATAATTTAAGGGGTATGCTTATCATTAATAGCATTTAAACGAACTAAGTTCGAGCTCGTGAACAGGCTCGCAAGCCTACGAGCCGAATACTCTTAAGCTCGAGCTCTGTTCGATGAAATTGTCGAGCTCGAGATCGGCTTGATAAACTTAAAGAACGATCTCAAACAAACTTTTTACCGAGTTATATCTGAATACCTCGCAAGCGACTTGGTTCATTTACTTACTTACAATTGAGGTTGTCGATGCTACTGGCAAGGCATTGTCACATCTCTAGCATCGGATTACTCTATATGATTATGTATTCCTGAGAAAAATGATTATCCCAACGCCAAACTTTGGTAACACTTCCACTATTCTCATCAGTCTTGATCCTTGAACCAACACATGCAGATGAACCTCTTATGAAAATATGAGAGACTCGTAATAGAAGTGAGGAAAATAATGCCTAAAGGATGTGTTATGTATTTTATGTCATGAATGATATATAAAAAGTAGTTGTCAGTGATTTGTTGTTTtcatttgagtaattttttAAACTAGTGAATTTAGACTTCAAACATTTGATGTCTCTCACTCAAGAACACTTGACAAAATAAATGTCAGGCCCATCCGGAAGCATCACCTCTGGTTTTGCTCAAATATCTACATCTCTTCAAACTGGAGGAACACAAAATCAAATGAAACATGTCAAATAAACACATAATGGCTTATATAAGCTGTAATATAACTCAGCATAATTGACGTTTGCACTGAATAAGAACAGCCATTCATAGTTAGTGCTTACTACAAATTGCAATtccatgatatatatatatacacacacacacacgtggcAGTAACCTATGCAAAAGTAATATCCCATGCGAGGAAACTCTTGTAGAGGCATGGCCGCCATCCATAAAATCAAGGGCAAAATGAGGCACTTCCCAGCGCTTTCTGGTTTTTCCGGTTCAGTTCCCGTGTTCATATTTGACTTCGTGTAGTCGTCACGGCTTGCCTCTTCGACGTCCTCATGTTGTTCCAAGCTTCGTTATTAAAAGCATGGCAATGACCAGATGATCCAGTCCACATTTCACAAGGAGCAGACGAATCACAAACATAACAATAGCACTGCACCAAACAAAACCAAGAATGCAATCACATATTCTTACCACCTTAAATTATCGGAAACACACCGGTCAAGAAGCTTGGGATGAAAACAAATTAAAGTTACCACTAACCAGTTTACAGCAAGTGTCATGTGGAGTAATCAGAAACGGATGTTTTGCACAGGCGTGTCTCGGATGGGGATAATCCCTACATGCCACCTATAAATTAAGATCAAATACGCTTTAGGAAAATATGCCACTAAAACAAAGGACAACGAGTTGGTTTCGAAAAAGGCACAACAGATATAAATCAAGAAACGCTTACTACTAGATATCACAAATCCTAAGCGCCACAGTACTACAACTACTACTACCGGATAGTATGTATCCAAAGCATCAAGAACACAAAAAGGCTAAAAGCAAGTGCGTTGAATATTGATTCAGCAAACTCTTCTTCAATCAGAATCATTAATTACATACAACTATATTTCGCACCATGTCTCAGTTTTCACCCAAATAAACTAAATTATCAATCCACCAAGGGGAAAAATATAACTATTTGTTGTAGAGCATGAGTCAGTAGTAATATTACTATATGTATACGAGCGCACAGAGGCAGATACATGCATTATTAACAAATGAGAAATAACAAAATCCACGAAAACCCGCTTCACATCATCCAAAAAAAGGCGAACCCATTGGCAAGATATCCAACTATTAATGTTTAAACTTCGTTACAACATTAATAAAATGAAGGAAAACCTGTCCTTTTTCGGCAACTACACGGACATCGGGAGAGGCGGCATCATCCAGATCCTCAGAAATACCTAGTTTCAAGATATCCAACTCATCTTTGTGATCGAATTCAAGGATAAAACACTCTTCTTTTTTCTCGATTTCCTTAAGTTGGTCCCGATTTTTCAGGCAAAAAATGGGCTTCAAAGGAGTGTCTTTTTCATCGGGCGAAGGGTAAGAATCATCGATTTCGATGATTTCTCGTTCTTTTTCCACCATTGGAGAGGTTCTCTGTACCTTGGGTGATTTTACAGGTGATTTTTTGTAGTGTATTTCATGGAGAAGACGAGGGGTTTTAGTGTTGATTCTTGCAAAAAGAAGACGTTGGCCGTATGATTTTTCAAATTCCAAAGCGAGTGGGAAATCGCGAGAACGATTGTACAGATTTAGACACGGGCCGGGCTGATTCGATTGAGCCCATTTGAGTAGCTAGTCAAAATATATAATGTGAAaaaatgtatgacatttttaattattgttattcataaattaaaattaaattaaactaaatatttaaaaaaattgtaataaGCTTCAAAGtgtttcaattatttttttcaacAATATAGCTCATATAATTAActtcttaaaaaataaatagtcatcacaattttttaattaaaatgatATAGAAACGTGGTagatttataatataatttgtTTGGTGATCAAAGCTTGAGTTGAACTCTTTGGCTACATTTGGTATGTGTGATGGGataattaaatgattattaATTCAAGTGATTATAAAATGAGATGTATGGATTATTAGTACTATGGGATAAATAACAtggtgtttggtatgattttaaattgATGTACTAATTTTGTACTTTTTTAGTGTAAAGACAAAAATGCCCCTAACGACATATAAATGAGTTAATTGTCCTTCTTGTTTGGTTCAATTTTTCAGACATATATAAGTAGTAGGTTTAAGTATATATGTTAAAAAAATACCCTTCCAAGTTAGAAACTGTAGTACAAAGACGAGGCACTTGATTTTCTTTCTGAACCAAATTTCAAACCCTTAGGTGGAACAATATTGTAACGCCCCAAAAATTTTAAagttcacgtaaaccacatgcgcgaaagttattaaattctttgtattttaattaaatgctttaattgtaataattaattatgttgtgcataattgcatgtttaaattatattttctacatggttgcattaaaatgtatttttaaggaatattcaagtgacgatcgaggaacggggaccgaaggctgaaaaatgtaaaatatttttttgtaattatttaaaatatggtcgatgtatttttagtattttttaaaataagaagttttgaggtgattttatacgtcgggacgtaatttttatcggtattggattttcaaataaaatacgagctttcgagccacccgactaataaattcacatttttattaaaagaaaaactttgctactattttaattaaatcctaatttaacTAATTGGGCTCTAATTTGAGGCTTATTAGGCCTAAAGCCCACTCTGTGATTAGTCTAGTATTTAAAGTGATAAACTAATGAAACCCATCACTTTTCCACCTCCAAACCATCGACCACCAaagttttatattttgaaaattctctcaaacACATCACCCACTCACGGCAGCACACCTCAAGGTCATCCAGGAGAGAATTTCGTAAGGTTCTAGCAAGTTCTAGTCAAGTCGTCTCTCCcattcttcgtcgtcaacgattattcgtgcgtttaaaacgcaaaggcacgccataaatctttcttttctcatctttcacaccatagtatttattttattgtgttgcataaaaaaaaaaatttgcaccTCATGGTATTTTCGTTTATGCATCAAATAAGATTTTTAAAGCATGATCTTTGTtccaaaaacatgatttttatgtgCTAggaggggctgccatgattagggatTGTTAGAGGATGtttttttacatgttttaaagGATCTTATACACACACGAAACGCTGAAAACGTAATAGAATAGAAGCTGGAAAACCGTAGCAGAAAAACTGGAACAAAGAACCGAGAGTTTGTGAAGGCTTGTGTGTTGTTGAGGCTCAAAGGGTTCAGTTGCTTTGCATGGCCCCTTGGGGCTTGGCCAGGGCTCGCTGGGGCGTGAATAGGGTCAGGGGCGAGGGCCTGGTAGAGTCCTAGTGTGCTAGGATTCGTGCAGCAGGGTTGGGAAGAGTCCTCGGTTGATAAGGACACTTCCCGAGCGAGTTTCTGGTGGCGGAGAGTTCCAGGGGATGTGGCTCGGTTTGGGGCTGGGCCAGGCGATCCATAGTGGTTCTAGGGTGATGGGAAGGGTTCAGGGCAAGGGCTGGAGTGGTGAGATCGCTGCTGGCTCCAACAATACAATGGAATCGTGGGACAGCAGCAACGTGAGGGAGGAAGGCGTGCAGCTTTTCTTGTTTCAAGTGGTTCGATGCAGGGGTTTTTGGGTTTTGGTTGGTTTCCTTGTCGAACTTAGAGTCCAGTAGGTAACTTTAACGTGTTGGGCACCTTTTGGTTTGATATGGTTagggggtaactcgataaaattaagagatggctcggggtcgaagtttaggtgtcaaaacgagttttaaaataaggaaaatttggaaaacgactcacgggggggtcgagtcgtggtccataagggctaaattaatataaaaagactaaatctagaatttaggaattttatattaacgtTTGGtattttcgggattaaaacaccgttaaaataactaataaaagataaat
This genomic interval from Primulina eburnea isolate SZY01 chromosome 16, ASM2296580v1, whole genome shotgun sequence contains the following:
- the LOC140816891 gene encoding uncharacterized protein translates to MVEKEREIIEIDDSYPSPDEKDTPLKPIFCLKNRDQLKEIEKKEECFILEFDHKDELDILKLGISEDLDDAASPDVRVVAEKGQVACRDYPHPRHACAKHPFLITPHDTCCKLCYCYVCDSSAPCEMWTGSSGHCHAFNNEAWNNMRTSKRQAVTTTRSQI